In Triticum aestivum cultivar Chinese Spring chromosome 5B, IWGSC CS RefSeq v2.1, whole genome shotgun sequence, the following proteins share a genomic window:
- the LOC123116430 gene encoding uncharacterized protein: MVASPRDLWNHWSIQILVLFSLGWQIALFLFAGIRRRGGHPVQRFLLWVAYQLSDYTATYALGHLSLTGALREHAIVAFWAPFLLLHLGGPDNITAYSLEDNKLWKRHLLSAILQVSGAVYVLYEHIAEEGLRLASVLMFAVGAVKYAERTVALMRGNLDSIRGSVKKQPAAMHGHFHPQDTVEKYGEFDEESLVRRAHSLFYICKRAIVDYPVMRDDEHGQDSTEMILEVSLWQLMETELSLMYDMLYTKAAVIHTCFGYLVRLISPFAIVASLLLFIFIDKETHRRVDVNITYILYGGALFMEMTSLLNALGSSWTFAFLSTTRWDWLRYAALCNKRWDRLRRVVAYLHHLVRVGGGSRYRSRRWSHTMGQYNMLHYCTGSNSARTRPLLGSLAKIAGSGLNELWNREHYSWEADMPGHLKDRIFEYMQHIHDEDFVNSLGMLKNKWGEETLHSRGLFNSRLTNSLGVEFQECIIIWHIATEVFLAKSEQAKEKKTRDDVKAVKVISNYMMFLLVEQPDMLPGLPQNRLYQLTCESLVKTWGSTDRRQDMNLCASLKNLFRLHDDPKSDLRVSDREELAKEIYKYEGKGFTYEAPRLSYVTDLAKELLAMEKDDKVKSVPELVLKVWTDILVYAGNKCSRRFHAEKLNSGGELTTILWLMAEHFYQVYATELIKSNKMEK; this comes from the coding sequence ATGGTCGCTTCGCCCCGGGACCTCTGGAACCATTGGTCCATCCAGATCCTGGTGCTCTTCAGCCTCGGGTGGCAGATCGCCCTCTTCCTCTTTGCCGGGATCCGCAGGCGTGGAGGCCACCCTGTGCAGCGGTTCCTGCTCTGGGTGGCCTATCAGCTGTCGGACTACACCGCCACATACGCCCTCGGCCACCTCTCCCTTACGGGCGCGCTGCGCGAGCACGCCATCGTCGCGTTCTGGGCGCCGTTCCTCCTGCTGCACCTCGGAGGCCCGGACAACATCACCGCCTACTCTCTGGAGGACAACAAGCTCTGGAAGCGCCACTTGCTGAGTGCCATCCTTCAGGTGTCCGGAGCCGTATATGTCCTCTACGAGCATATCGCGGAGGAAGGGCTCCGGCTTGCCTCCGTCTTGATGTTCGCCGTCGGTGCTGTCAAGTACGCGGAGAGGACGGTGGCGCTCATGCGCGGCAACCTGGACAGCATCCGGGGCTCCGTCAAGAAGCAACCAGCTGCCATGCATGGACATTTCCACCCTCAAGATACAGTAGAGAAGTATGGCGAGTTCGATGAGGAATCCCTTGTGCGACGAGCTCACTCGCTGTTCTACATATGCAAGCGTGCCATAGTTGATTATCCTGTGATGagagatgatgaacatggccaAGACAGCACCGAGATGATACTCGAGGTCAGCTTATGGCAATTGATGGAGACCGAGCTCTCCCTCATGTATGACATGCTATACACCAAGGCGGCTGTCATCCACACCTGCTTCGGCTACTTGGTACGCCTCATCTCGCCATTCGCCATTGTCGCCTCACTGCTACTCTTCATCTTCATTGACAAGGAGACGCACCGTAGAGTTGATGTTAATATCACCTACATATTGTATGGTGGTGCCTTGTTCATGGAGATGACATCGCTGCTGAACGCCCTAGGCTCCTCCTGGACATTTGCCTTCCTGAGCACCACAAGATGGGACTGGCTTCGATACGCAGCACTGTGCAATAAAAGATGGGACCGGCTTAGGCGTGTGGTTGCATATCTTCACCATCTTGTCAGGGTAGGAGGAGGTAGCCGGTACAGATCAAGGAGGTGGTCACATACCATGGGTCAGTACAACATGCTGCACTATTGCACCGGTTCTAACAGTGCACGCACTAGGCCTCTGCTTGGCAGTTTGGCCAAGATAGCGGGATCAGGACTAAATGAGCTATGGAACAGAGAGCATTACTCATGGGAAGCTGACATGCCGGGCCATCTCAAGGATCGTATCTTTGAATATATGCAACATATACACGATGAGGATTTTGTGAACTCACTGGGCATGCTCAAGAATAAGTGGGGTGAGGAAACACTGCATAGCAGGGGGTTGTTCAACTCTCGTCTCACAAATTCCCTCGGCGTTGAGTTCCAGGAGTGCATAATCATCTGGCACATCGCCACCGAAGTTTTCCTCGCCAAGAGCGAGCAAGCCAAAGAAAAGAAGACACGGGATGATGTGAAGGCGGTCAAGGTGATATCCAACTACATGATGTTCCTTCTCGTGGAGCAGCCGGACATGCTGCCAGGCCTCCCCCAAAACAGGTTGTACCAACTAACCTGTGAAAGTCTGGTCAAGACTTGGGGATCAACTGATAGGCGTCAAGACATGAACCTGTGTGCTTCGCTCAAGAatctgttccgtctgcatgatgaCCCCAAGTCTGATTTAAGGGTCAGTGACAGAGAGGAGCTTGCAAAAGAAATATACAAGTATGAGGGTAAAGGCTTCACCTACGAGGCTCCTCGTCTCTCCTATGTAACTGACCTTGCAAAGGAACTGCTAGCAATGGAAAAAGATGACAAGGTTAAATCCGTACCGGAACTTGTCCTTAAGGTGTGGACGGATATTCTTGTCTACGCTGGTAACAAGTGCAGCAGGAGGTTCCATGCCGAGAAGCTCAACAGTGGCGGTGAGTTGACAACCATCCTGTGGCTTATGGCAGAACACTTCTACCAAGTTTATGCGACGGAACTGATCAAAAGTAACAAAATGGAAAAATGA